One Peromyscus leucopus breed LL Stock chromosome 2, UCI_PerLeu_2.1, whole genome shotgun sequence DNA window includes the following coding sequences:
- the Fut9 gene encoding 4-galactosyl-N-acetylglucosaminide 3-alpha-L-fucosyltransferase 9 produces the protein MTSTSKGILRPFLIVCIILACFMACLLIYIKPTNSWVFSPMESASSVLKMKNFFSSKTDYFNETTILVWVWPFGQTFDLTSCQAMFNIQGCHLTTDRSLYNKSHAVLIHHRDISWDLTNLPQQARPPFQKWIWMNLESPTHTPQKSGIEHLFNLTLTYRRDSDIQVPYGFLTVSTNPFVFEVPSKEKLVCWVVSNWNPEHARVKYYNELSKSIEIHTYGQAFGEYVNDKNLIPTISTCKFYLSFENSIHKDYITEKLYNAFLAGSVPVVLGPSRENYENYIPADSFIHVEDYNSPSELAKYLKEVDKNNKLYLSYFNWRKDFTVNLPRFWESHACLACDHVKRHQEYKSVGNLEKWFWN, from the coding sequence ATGACCTCAACATCCAAAGGCATTCTCCGTCCATTTCTAATCGTCTGCATTATCCTGGCCTGCTTCATGGCATGTCTGCTCATTTACATCAAACCCACCAACAGCTGGGTCTTCAGTCCAATGGAGTCTGCCAGTTCTgtgctgaaaatgaaaaatttcttcTCCTCAAAAACGGATTATTTTAATGAAACCACTATTCTGGTGTGGGTGTGGCCATTTGGGCAGACCTTTGATCTTACATCCTGCCAAGCGATGTTCAACATCCAAGGGTGCCATCTTACAACAGACCGCTCACTGTACAACAAATCCCACGCGGTCCTGATTCACCACAGAGACATCAGCTGGGATCTGACTAATTTACCTCAGCAGGCTAGGCCACCCTTTCAGAAATGGATTTGGATGAATTTAGAGTCTCCCACTCATACTCCTCAAAAGAGTGGCATCGAACACTTGTTCAACCTGACACTAACTTATCGCCGTGATTCAGATATTCAAGTGCCTTATGGCTTCTTGACGGTGAGCACAAACCCCTTTGTGTTCGAAGTGCCAAGCAAAGAGAAGTTGGTGTGCTGGGTTGTGAGTAACTGGAACCCTGAGCATGCCAGGGTCAAGTATTATAACGAGCTCAGCAAGAGTATTGAAATCCACACCTATGGGCAAGCATTTGGAGAATACGTGAACGATAAAAACCTGATTCCCACCATATCTACTTGcaaattttatctttcttttgaaaactcaattCACAAAGATTACATCACAGAAAAGCTCTATAATGCATTTTTAGCTGGCTCAGTACCTGTTGTCTTGGGACCATCTAGGGAAAACTATGAGAATTATATTCCagctgattcattcattcatgtggaAGATTATAACTCTCCCAGTGAGTTGGCAAAGTATCTGAAGGAAGTTGACAAAAACAATAAGTTGTACCTTAGTTACTTTAACTGGAGGAAGGATTTCACTGTAAACCTCCCACGATTTTGGGagtcacatgcatgcctggcttGTGATCATGTAAAAAGGCATCAAGAGTATAAGTCTGTTGGTAATTTAGAGAAATGGTTTTGGAATTAA